The window TTTTGGTCATCCTGACCAACCTGTTGGGGCGGTGCTCCGCGACAGGTTAAAGTACCGACCTCCCACGTCGTTGTGGCTCGGACGAACGGTTGCCACACGACCAGCCCCACCACCAAACCACAAGAATTCATCATGGAAAAAGTGTTGATCGTTATCGGTGATGCCACCGAGTTGCTGGACACGATGTATCCGTACTACCGGCTGCAAGAAGCTGGCTTCGAACCGGTCGTCATTGCACCCGAAAAACGGCTCTACCAGCTTGTCTTGCACGAAATCAAACCGGGATGGACGATCACCAAGGAATGGGAAGGCTACACGCTGGATTGCGATGTTCCCTTTTCCGAGGTGAAGGAAGACGACTACGCGGGCATCTTCTTCTCAGGCGGCCGAGCACCGGAGTACATCCGCTACGACGAAGACTTGGTGCGGATCACGCAACACTTCTTTGACACCAACAAACCCATCGCCAGCGTTTGCCACGGCGTCGAGATCCCCGCCTACGCCGATCGAGTTCGCGGACGCCGAATGGCGACCGTTGCGAAGTGCCAATTCGACTTAGAAGTTTGCGGCGGAATCTTCGTCGATGAACCGTGCGTGATTGACGGCAACCTCGTCAGCGGACGCACCTACCGCGACAACGGTTTCTACATCGCCCCATGGATCCAACAACTCGAAACCGCTCGCGATTCCAAGAGCTAAGCAGTCGCGGGTGACTTACCGTCAGGAAATCGCTTCATACTCAGTCGACGAAGGCAACCACAACAAAGCGAAAGACTCTTCACCTCCGTCTAAGCCGGTGAGATGTGCGAACTTCGGTCAACTGATACCAGACGCCATATTGACGCCACCTCATTCCGGGTCGCTGGGTTCTGTCTGTTTCGATTTCTTGAACAATCCCCTCATGGCTGACAACTCGGCCATTCTTGCCTTGTGATCGTAGCAGTCACGCTCAAACAGCTCACAAAAATACCGACGCCAATCGTCGTCCTCGTAAGCTGGAAGCTGATTTGGGGCCTCGTCGCCAACCTTCCATTCAACATCAACGATTAAATCCTGTTTGACCGTGCCTGCGCAGTCCTGCGTGAAAGATTCGAAAGAGGTCGGCAACCAATGCTTTGCCTTTTGCTGCCATTTGGTACGGGTGTAGTTTGAAATCATCACCTTCCCATCTTCCATTGAATTAAAAACCACCTCGCTCGGCATCATTCCTTTATCACTGCTAAATCGAACATCGATCCAAACGTCAAATCCATTGCCACCAAGTTCAAAGCGAGCCAACAGATCCCCGGTTTTTTTTTCGTAACTTGCTTCCCCTAGTTTCGCAACTTCCAAGAACAACCTGGTTAAATACTGTTCAGATGTTCTGTTCATCTGGATCGCGGTGACATCGGACAATGCTCTGTGAAACGGATTGCGAAAGTGTAAGTTCTGTTTTGCTTTTTCCTTAATTTCACCTTTCCGTACAATGGGACCGACCCCAACACGTAGCGTTGTTATATGATCCGGATTTCGCAAGTACTGCGCCCAAAACGGATTGTTTTCGGGGCCACGACTAGACTTCTGTCCCTGAGACCAATACTGCCACGAGTCCACTTCGTTCGCAGCAAAGATGTATTGCACTTTCAAGACAAGCGGTAATTCAAAATCGTCCCCTGTTGTCGTTTGTTCAACAGATACCCAAGCTGCAAAGTCCTTTTGAATCTCACTTCCATGTTCAAGATAACTGACGAGCGCATTGACCACAGCATCTTCGTTTGGAATTGCCACTGAAGACGGACCATCAGCTATCGTTACTCGTGGCCACAAAACAACAAAAAGACTGACGAAAGAAATTCTCATTGTGTGCTGCCAGCATTTGACTACGTGAATCATTCATAGCCTCCATCACCAGCACTACCGGCTTCGTCTTCATCCATGGTCCCATCGCCGCCAGTATCGTCCTGCTCCAGATCAATGTTTTCGCACGGCCACTCATAGTCGAGTTCTTCGATGACCACCTCCTCATCGAATATCCAAGTTCCTCTGACACAGTTCTTGACTGCCCCACCCGTTGTCCCCACCAAAAACAACTGCTTGCACGTACAGCTATAGACCGTGAAACACGTGAAATCACCCCGTTCAATACGTCCGTAACCG of the Rhodopirellula baltica SH 1 genome contains:
- a CDS encoding DJ-1/PfpI family protein, yielding MARTNGCHTTSPTTKPQEFIMEKVLIVIGDATELLDTMYPYYRLQEAGFEPVVIAPEKRLYQLVLHEIKPGWTITKEWEGYTLDCDVPFSEVKEDDYAGIFFSGGRAPEYIRYDEDLVRITQHFFDTNKPIASVCHGVEIPAYADRVRGRRMATVAKCQFDLEVCGGIFVDEPCVIDGNLVSGRTYRDNGFYIAPWIQQLETARDSKS
- a CDS encoding chaperonin, which gives rise to MLKPRSVAVLFVVFFQSVVTGQDCFYYNGDKLCPSPPQRDPCGDVACDGVCPKGANGSNRIYVQWPFPEEDEETMVPWLGEELIENDGEDGYGRIERGDFTCFTVYSCTCKQLFLVGTTGGAVKNCVRGTWIFDEEVVIEELDYEWPCENIDLEQDDTGGDGTMDEDEAGSAGDGGYE